ACGATTAGGAATAAACGCCGTCAGGTTTAAATCTATCTGAGTATCTTCCACCGTAGGAATTTCCTGCCCTTGAATCTCGTCAATGGCTTCCTTTAACATCTCCGTGTACATCTCAAAACCAATCGCCTCCATTTGCCCCGATTGTTCGGCACCCAAAAGGCTACCAACCCCCCTTATCTCCATATCACGCATGGCGAGGTGATACCCCGAACCCAATTGGGAAAATTCCTGTAAAGCCCGTAAACGCTTTCTAGCCTTCTCAGAAAGACTCACATCATCAGGATATAGTAACCAGGCATGGGCTTGGATACCAGAACGTCCAACCCTTCCTCGCAACTGGTACAATTGAGCCAAGCCAAATTTTTGGGCATCCTCCACAATAATAGTATTTACCCTCGGAATATCCAACCCCGACTCGATGATGGTGGTACAAATTAACAAATCGGCATCTCCATTACTAAAACCCAACATAGTGGATTCTAATTCCCCCTCTGGCATCTGCCCATGGGCTACACCAATGCGTAAACTGGGAATCATATTTTGCAACATTTCCACCACTTTATCCATACCCTCAATGCGTGGTAGCACATAAAATATTTGTCCGCCCCTGTCCAATTCGTTACGAATGGCGGTGCGAATAATGCCTTCATTAAAGGCGCCAATGTGGGTTTTGATGGGGCGACGACTAGGGGGAGGGGTAGTAATCAGGCTCATTTCCCTGACTCCTGAAATGGACATATAAAGGGTACGGGGGATAGGGGTAGCGCTGAGGGTGAGGACATCCACGGAGGTTTTCATTGCCTTAATTTTTTCTTTTTGATTTACCCCAAATCTTTGCTCTTCATCTATTACTAATAAGCCTAAATCTTTATATTTAATAGTTTTGCTTAAAAGTTGGTGAGTTCCTACGACAATATCTAATTCTCCTGTGGCTAATTTTTGGATAATTTCTTTTCTTTCGGAGGGGCTACGGAAACGATTTAGTAAGCCGATATTGATGGGATAAGGAGAAAATCTTTCTAGTAAGGTATGGTAATGTTGTTGAGATAAGATGGTAGTGGGAGCTAAAAATGCGACTTGTTTATGTCCTGCCGTAATTACTTTAAAAATAGTTCTGATGGCTACCTCTGTTTTACCAAATCCCACATCTCCACATATTAAACGATCCATGGGGCGATCGCTCTCTAAATCTATTTTTACATCCTGAGTTGCTTTCAATTGATCTGGCGTTGGTTCATAAGGAAAAGAGTCCTCTAATTCCCTTTGCCAGGGAGAATCTTCTGGATAAACAAACCCTGTTAATTTAGCACGGGTAGCATATAATTTTACTAAATCTACCGCTAATTTTTTAATGGATCTACGGGCTTTATTTTTAATATTATTCCATTCTTTTCCTGCTAATTTATGAATTTTAGGATGCTTACCATCTATGGCACGATAACGACTCAAGACCTCAGAATTTTCTGCAGGTACTCTCAAAATTCCATCGGCATATTGAATAACTAAATACTCACGACTAGCCAAAGTTTCTAAGTCAATAAATTGACCAATGCCATGGTGTTTATGCACCACAAAATCTTTAGGTCTTAACTTGTCTAAATCAACCTGTTTTGAGGCTGCCCTTCTTCTTTTTCTAATGTAAGTGGGAGTGGCTAAATTGTGTTGTCCAAAAAACTCTTTATCGGTGACAACTGCTATACGAAAAGTAGGTAAAATAAAACCTTCTAATTCTGCTTGTCCTGAATACTTTATCGCTACCGCTGTATTTTGGCGATGGGATTTTTCGATGGTGGGAAAATCTAGGGGATTGGAGATGAATTGGGCAGGGCAATCATGCTCTTGTAATAAAGCAACCGAGCGCATGGGTTGGGCAGAAATTAACCAAGTATTATATTTACTTAAATCGATGGTGTTATATACTTCTTTTTTACCCCTAATTATTTCCCCTATTTTGGCAAATTGATGGGGGCTAACGGGCAAAGGACGAGATGATAAGTTAAGACTATTTTCTTGATTTTCTTGGGCAATTTCCGAGAGGTGAATTTGGGGATATTTAATAGTTTGTAAAGACTGCTCAAGGGTACGATGGAGGGGCGGTAAAAGATTTCCGTTAGTTTCATTGACTAACTGCCATCTTTCCTCGGCTTGTTCTGTCCAAATATTACTATGGGCAAAACACTGGCTTGGTTCATCCATCGCCACTAGGGTATCATCATCAAAATAATCAAGAATACTTGCCACAGGGTCAAAGGCAAAGCCCAGAAAACGAGTCACCCCTTCGGGATAAATGTTGTTTTGCAAGTTGTCTTGCTCTAGGGGGGTCAAGTATGGTTCAATGGTCTGTATAGTGGGGATGTTTTGCAAAATAATGCTATCCCAAGAACTAGGAGTTAAATTAAGACTTTCAATTTTATCTAAGCTACGTTGAGAAACGGGGTCAAATTCTTTGATTTGTTCTAGTTCATCGCCAAAAAACTCTAATCTGATGGGTAATTCGGCGGAAACGGGAAATATATCGATTAAATCTCCTCTTTTTGCCCATTGTCCTTCGCTTTCTACTAAATTAACTCTCTCATAACCCATGTTTGCCAAGGTGAGGTCAATTTCTTTACTATTAAGGGTCATGCCCTCGGTTAGGTTTAAACAATATTGACTAAAAACATCGGCAGGGGGTAAATGGGGCTGTAGGGCTTGTTCGGTGGTAACTACAGCAACAGGTTCTTTTTTACTAATTAAACCGCTAAGGGTCTGCATCTGTCCCCAAATCATCTCAGATTCGGGGTTAAGGGCTTCGTAGGGACTGGCGGAGGTGGTGGGATAGAAAAAAACTTGTTTCCAGCCCATGGCTTCTATATTTGCCATCCAACGGGCGGATTCTTCGAGGGTGGCACAGACTATGAGGAGGTTTTTGTTCTGTTTTTGGGCAAGGGCGGAGGTGACTAAGCCTTTTACGAGTCTTGATGCCCCTTGAAGGTGAAAGGGTTTATCGTGGTCAATTTTCTTGGTTAATTCGTTGCTGAGGGGAGAATGTGCGATCGCCTTTATGACAGAAGAGAAGCTCATTTAAGTGATGTTACGCAAAAAAATAATTAGTTGTTGGTTTGAGGTGTTAGGTATTAGATGTCGGGTGTCAGGTTTTAAATCAAAAATATTTACTCTTTTTTCTTTTGGGCTAATTTTTCCATTAAGCTATGTAGCATTCTGCCAATTTCTTCGCATTTGTTTAAAGTAACCTTTAATTCTTCATCTTTAAGATAACCTAATCGTCCCACAATCATCAAATGAGTTTCTAATTCCTTAAGTGAGCCATTAGCAATGGAAAGATGACGGATATAATCACCCAAATGATTTCTCCCTTTTCCTTCTGCAATGTTGGCAGGAATTGAAACTGCTGCTCTTTGTATTTGACTACTTAATCCATAAATTTCGGTTTTAGGAAACTGAGAAGTTAATTTATAACATATCACTACCAAATCCATTGATTTTTGCCATACCATTAAATCTCGATAACTTTTTACTTCAGTCATTGTCATTCTTTACCTAAAACCTGACCCCTAACACCTGATACCTTTCATATCAGGAACTTCGAATATTGTATATTAAAGTCATTTGTATGGAGCTAAGCGGATTCGAACCGCTGACTTTCACAATGCCATTGTGACACTCTACCAACTGAGTTATAGCCCCTTGCGTGGTAAGCAATAACTATTATGTCATAAACAACAAAAAAAATCAACCCCAATTCCTTAAGACTCATAATTATTTGTCTATTGTTTGAGAATGGCTATAAACTATTGATTATTATTCATGATTGACTATTAATAATTTTATTTTTATGAAATGTAGAGTTATTGTAATTACTTCTGGTAAGGGGGGAGTGGGAAAAACCACCATCACCTCCAATTTGGGTACAGCCATCGCCCAATTAGGAAAAAAAGTTTGTTTAATAGATGCCGATTTTGGTCTAAGAAACCTAGATTTATTGTTAGGATTAGAGCAAAGGGTTGTATATACTATTATGGATGCCCTAGCAGGGGAATGTACCCTAGAAAAAGCTATTGTGAGGGATAAACGTACAGAGGGTTTACATTTATTACCTGCTGCCCAAAACCGCACCAAAGATGCTATCACCCCCGAACAAATGAAGGAGGTTATCGAACAACTAAAACCTAATTTTGATTATATTCTTGTGGATTGTCCTGCAGGGATTGAAATGGGCTTTAGAAATGCGATCGCAGCGGCGACGGAGGCTTTAATTGTAACCACTCCAGAGATTGCGGCTGTCAGAGATGCGGATAGAGTTGTGGGTTTATTAGAAAGTGAAGCAATGCCCAGTATTCGTCTAATTATTAATCGTTTACGTCCTGAAATGGTACAAATGGACGAAATGATTGGGGTTGAGGATATTCTCGATTTACTGGTAGTTCCTTTAATGGGAATTGTACCTGATGATAAAAGAATTATTACATCTTCTAATCGTGGTGAACCCTTAGTATTGAGTAAAGAGCCTTCTTTACCTGCCATTGCCATCAAAAATATTGCCAAAAGATTGGAAGGGGCTGATGTACCCTATCTCGATTTGATGGCATCCCAAGATACTTTTTTCACCCGAATTAAACGTTTCTTGGGGATGTCTGAAAAAAAATAACGACTATTTTTTGATTGAGCGATGCTTGGTTGTCCCAAATCAAGAACATCTAAAGCTCAATCCTTTTACTCTCACACAATTACTAAACTGATGTAGATATGATGAAAAATATTTTTACTTCCATTACCTCTTGGGGTTCTACGGAAAAAAGCGGTAGAAGCGCCAAGAATCGATTACAGCTAGTCTTAGCCCATGATAGGGCAGGGGTTAATCCTGAGTTGATCGAAAAAATGCGCTTAGAAATTTTGGAGGTAGTTAATCGCTATCTTGACATTGACATTGAAGAGATGGATTTTTCTATTCAAAGTAGCGATCGCACTACATCCTTAAAAGCCAATTTACCCATTAAAAAAATCAAAAGAAATCAAGAAATTTAAACAAAAATTATCATTAATTTAAGCATGGGTGCGGTTAGAAATTACCCAACTAAAAATGGGTAATAAAACCACACTGGCAACGGAAACAATGACCATTATAGTAATAATATCGAGATACTCTGCATTCATAAATTATCACCCCTCTAAAGATATTGGATAACAAAAATAGCCGATATATTTTGTATATTTAGCTACATTTATATTGTAACCATTGATTATGTAATGAAAGGGGAAATGTAACAAAAAAGCAAGATTAGCCCATTACAAAGTAACAGGAGAATCAACATAAATGGTCGGTTCTTGCATGGTAAAGTTGATACCGTGGGTAATAAGCTGTTGAGAAATCTTATCGTTGGCAAGTTCTAATAATCTCTTTCTCAACTTTATAGAACTTTCATTAGAACCAAGAATAAAAAATGTTACCCTTGCCCTAGTTTCCTGTTGATTTTCTGGCAAAAATAAAGCCACTTTGGTACTATCAGGATCAATACCAAATAAAGCATTGGTACATTTTTTTACCACATCTTCCACTAGGGCTTTTTCGCTATCTTCAAGGGTATTGGCAAAATCAAGATATAACAATACCATTACTTTTTTACCCCTTGTCACATTTTCGATTTCAATGTTTGCCATCATGGAATTAGGCAATATCATCAGGGTACCTTTACCCGGTAGTCTAATTTTAGTTGATCTCAAGCCGATGGATTCTACTCTGCCATACAAGCCTGTATTTAATCTAATATATTCTCCCACAGTAAAAGGACGGTCTAAATATATTACACAAGTACCTAATAATTGTTCGAGGGTTTTTTGGGCTGCAAAGGCGATCGCCACACCCCCCAAACCCACACTAGCTATTAAACCTACCAAATTAATATCTAATCTTCTCGCAAAAGCCAAAGCGGCAATGAAACCAATTAAAACATTAACAATGGTTTCCATGACCAACAATAATTCATCTACTTCCTTACCTAATTTTTGAATCAAATTAATACCATAGACAATTATCACCTGACGAAATAGACGAGAAGCTAACCAAGCAATAATTAGGATTAAACTCAGATCAATGATAAATTGTAAAAAGTTATATAATCCCTCATAATTACGAATAAAATTCAGGGATAATGACCATAAAATAAATGTTCCTGCCAAACGAAAAAGATTTTTGAGGGGATCAATTATTCCTTGATAAAATTCATTTAATGGTTTTTGAGAAAATTTAGAAATAATAACTTTTACAAAAAATGGGGTATATCTACCGACCAAAAATGAAAGTAATAAACAAAATGTAAAAAAACCAAATTCATAAATAAAGTTTAAAAAAACTTGATAGCCTTCTTGGGCTTGTAAAAATTCTATTATATTTGTAATATTTTCCATTACCAAAATTTTGTCTAAATAGTGATGGGAGAATCTACGTTAATTGTTTCATCTTCAATGGTGAAATTAATACCATAATTTTTTAATTGTAAGGTAATATTTTCCCTAGCAATATCCAATAATTGACGGCGTAAATCCATGGAAACTCTTTCCGAACCAAGCAGGAAAAAACTTACCTGAGCTTGGGTAAATGATTTATTTCTGCCCTGATTTACTTCTTCAAATTTTACCCCTGTATTTTTAGGATCAATGCCAAAAATATCTTTGGTACTCTCAATAATTATCTGTCTAATTAATGCCCTTTCATCTTCATCTAGGGGAGTATAAAAGGTGAAATAAACTAGAGAAATAATTTTCTTGGCACCTGTATAATTTTCTATATTGGCTTGGGTTAAAGCACTATTGGGGATAATCATTAATGTTCCTTTACCTGACAATCTTATCTTAGTAGATCTTAATCCGATGGATTCTACCCTACCAAATACCCCATCGGGTAAGCCGATATAATCATCAATACTAAAAGGTCTATCCAAATAGATTACGATACCTCCTAACACCTGTTCAAGGGTTTTTTGAGCGGCAAAGGCGATCGCCAAGCCTCCAATACCTAAACTAGCCAAAAGTCCAAATAAATTAATTTTATGAACTTGAGAAAAGATAAAAACTATCAGTAAAACAATAACAGCATTTGCTACAAATTTACCAACAATTAAAAATTCACTATTAATTTTTTTGTCACTTTTAAGAGCTACATTAAGCAGATATTTATCAAACAAAATACGAAACCATCTAGTGATCAGCCAAATAGTTAAAACAGCTATTCCCAAACTGAGAAAAATTTCCGCAACTTTAACTATTTTAGGTTCTTCATTTACTAAGATATAAATATCCAATAGCCCCAAAAACCATAACAAAACAACCAAATTCAAATCTGGTTGAATCACATCTTTATAAAAGCTACTACCATCAGGACTAACAAATTTATTACTAATAAAATTACCTAGTTTTTGTAAATAGATAGTGGTCAGAAAAATTAGAACCGCAAACGTAACCAGTATCCCTATTTGTAAGGCAGGGTCAGAATTTAAGAGAGTATCAATCATTCTATCTAAATATTAACTCGCACTGACCCAATGGTAACATTAAGTTTTCAAAAAGTCTTAATGATTAATATTTATAGGCTCAACAAATACCCTCAAAAATAATTATTAAAAAACTCGAATTCGGGATAACATTTTTAGTCTTTACAAATAAAGGTGTCAGGTATCGGGTATCAGGTGTTAGGTTAAAGAATTTACAAAAAGTCTATGTTAGGGGTTGATGAAAAAGTGGGGTCATGAGGGAGAATTGACAATGAACAATGAACAAACTATGACCTGCCACCTGCAACCTGTCGCCTGTACGGACGTAGCATGCTACGTCCCCTACCATACTGACAACTATTATCCCGAACTGAGGTTAAAAAAGAAAAATAAGCGATCGCCCAGAGTTAATATAAAAAAAGGGGCGGATAATGCCCACCCCAGAAAAAGAATTTTAACGAACTTGTCTTAAACTATCGACTTTATCGGTAAATAATTCCGTAAAGAGACTGAGTACACTTCTATCTTCCCTTACCTTAATATTTAAACTGACAGACATCCCCGATTGTAAATCGATAGGATTACCACGAACAACCAAATTTTGTTGTTCTAGTTCTACCCTGACAGGAAAACGATAGAAATTATAGGTTTGATCAGGAGGGAGAGCATCAGAGCCGATAAATTGAACGGTGCCTTTAATATCTCCAAATTCACTATAGGAAAAACTATCAATTCTCACATCCACCTGTTGCCCAATTTGTACAAAACCAATATCTTGGTTAGTCACATAACCCTCAGCAATCAAAGGATTTTCAGGACTAGGATCAGGGACTATCTTTAATAGAGGCTCAGAAATGCCACTGCGAGGCACAAAACCCGGACTAGCTTGGAGGTCAAACACCGTACCAGATACAGGAGCTTTTAGTTCCTGAAAACGAAGGGTTTGCTGGGCAGAACTAATTTGACTATCTAATTCAGCAATTCTTTTTTCATTATCAACAACTATACGGTTGAGTTGGCTATCAATTTCCGATAGTCTTTGATTATTACCTGCGAGGCGATCGCGCACATCCCTTTCACTGACTGATACAGTATTTCTCAATTCCTGTTGAGCTTGGGAGATTTCTAAATTAATTCTTGATTGTTCCTCTCGAAGTTGTTCGATTTGAGCTTGACGAGATTGGATTTGTTGCTGTTGTCTTTCCTCCTCAATTCTGCCATTGCTTCTTTGTTCAATGATACTGGCTTGGCGATCCTGTACTTTTTGCCGTTGTAAATCAGTTTGTACCCTTGATACGGCACCTTCTTCCGAGAGGGGGGTAAAGTTTGCCAAAATTTCCTCATCAATTCTCAAACTTTCTTCGGCACGGGCAATGGCATCTCGATTACGGTTGCGGATCTGCTCTAGTACGGCGCGATCATTAATTAGCTGTCTTTGGGCATCCGCTAACTGACTACTATTTTGACTCCTTTGTCTTTCTAACTGACTAATTTTTAGCTGTGCCACCTGAGAACGGGAATCCAATTCATTATTAGCCGCCGCCAAACGAGAAGCCTGATCAGCGCTCAGACCATCACCATTACGGCTCCCAATTTGAGATTCGTAAAACTCAATTTCTTCCACCACCGCCGCACGGTTGAGGGCGAGGGCTTGGATTTCGGGGGCCAGTTCTAGATCCATGACGTTTTGCTCTACCACCGAGGTACTAAAACGAGAACTGGTCAATCCTCGGTAAAAGCGATTTTCCTTGACCAAGGATTCACGAATACTAAGTAGGGATTCGAGTTGAGCTTCCGAGGCTTCGGAATCAAAAGTGAGCAAAGGAGAACCTGCTTCGATTCTCTGACCGTCTTCCACATTAACGCTACTGACTACCCCATTGATGGGTGCCTGAATTTCCTGCACCGAATTACGGGGTCTAAGTTGTCCTCTGGCGGCCACCACTTGCTCAATACGGGCAAAATATGCCCATAATACTGCAAAAACCGTTACTCCCATAATCGTCCAGGTAATGGCCCGGGACCATACGGCAGATTGTTTGAGGATTACCCCTTTTTCAAAGTCTGAGGTATCTAGGTTTACTTTTTCTTGGGGTGCTTGGGTGGTTTCTGCTTGTCCGTCTCGTTTTAAGAGATTTTCTTGACTTGAATTGCGATTATCGGTAGATTGCATAGTTCTTGTTGGATAGGATGGACTGATGAATCTGCCTGAGAATCAAATCTCAGGCTTTAGAGTTTACACTTCGGTTTTGAGTTGTTGTTGATAGAGATAGTAGTAACGGGCGTGTAGTTCCATCAATTCCTCATGGGTTCCTACCTCCACAATGGTTCCTTTGTCCATTACTACGATGGTATCAGCGTTTTTGATGGTTCCTAAACGGTGAGTAATAAATAGTACGGTGCGATCGCTAAACGCTGAAATTAGGTTCTGACATACTTGGGCTTCGGTATTATAATCCAAGGCGCTAGTGGCTTCGTCCAAAATTAGCATCCGAGGATTTTGTAACACTGAACGGGCGATCGCAATCCGTTGTCGTTGACCTCCGGATAAAGATGCACCCCTTTCCCCTACCCTTGTATTATAACCATTGGGTAAGTTCATAATAAATTCATGGGCCACGGCAATTTTTGCCGCTTCAATAATATCCTCCGTGGTGGCATCGGGGTTAGTAAGGGCAATGTTATCCATGATCGATCCCTCAAACAAGAGACTCTCTTGGGGTACTACCCCAATTTGACGACGGAGAGAGTACAACTCCACTCGGTTAACGTCATAACCATCGATCATAATCCGTCCCGACTCAGGCTCATAAAGCCTCGCCACCAATTTGGTTAGGGTACTTTTTCCTGCACCACTTTCCCCGACGATACCCACAAAGGTACCCGCAGGAAATTCAATACTCACATTATTAAGCTGTAAAGGAGTATTGGGTTTAAAGCGGAAACAGACATTGTCATATTTCAAATTCCCTTCAATGGCAGGCATGGGGATATTATCCCGATCCTCTTCACCTTCTTGGGGATGATCCACAATATCCGCTAAACGTTCGAGAGATAGGGCTGTTTGTTGGAAGTTTTGCCACAACTGAGCAAGGCGTAAAATAGGAGAAGTTACATAACCTGCAATGATACGGAAAGCGATTAACTGCCCTAGGGTTAACTCCCCTTGTAATACGAGGTAAGCTCCCACCCACAACACCAATAACTGGGATAGTTGATTGAGGAAGTTACTGGCTGAACCTGCCAGAGTTTGAGTAATTACGGTTCTAAATCCTGTACCTACATAACTGGCATAACGTTCTTGCCATTCCCAACGGGATCTCAACTCGATATTTTGAGCTTTCACCGTTTGAATACCCGACATCACCTCCACAAGATGGGATTGAGTCTCGGCGTTACGTTCAGCTTTTTCCCTGAGTTGACGACGAATGAGGGGAGAAAAAACATAGGTGAGGACGATAAAAATGGGAATAATCGCCATGGATACGAAGGTGAGAATCGGGCTGTAGATAAACATCACCACGATATAAATCACTGAGAAAATCGCATCTAACACCACTGTAAGAGCAGTTCCCGTCAAAAATGACCTAATATTTTCCAACTCGTTGATACGGGTGGAAATTTCGCCCACAGGACGCTTTTCAAAGTACCTCAGAGGTAGCCGTAAAAGGTGGTCAATGATTTCTGAACCCAAAGCCATGTCAATGCGGTTGGTGGTATCCACAAAGGAGTAGGTGCGCAGGGTGCTGAGGATGGCTTCAAATACGGCAAGAACTACGAGGAAGATTCCCAATACTTGTAGGGTATCGGGGCTATTTTGGACGATTACTTTATCGATGATTACCTGAATCATCAAAGGATTTGCTAGGGCAAAAAGTTGGACGAAGAAGGAGGCAACGAATACCTCTACCAACATCCATTTAAATTTGATCAGGGATGGTATAAACCAATTTAAGCCAAATTTTTGTTGGGCGGTTTCTTTGTTTTTCTTGAGTAGTAGGGCTTTTCCTTTTTGTCCCCATCTTTCGAGGAAACTAATGGTTTTCATTTCCCGAACTCTGCCGAGGGTAGGATCTGCCACTACGATGGTTTTATCACTGGTGGAGTAGATGACGACGAGGGATTCTTCTAGTTTCACCAAAACGGGGGCTTCTAGTCGGGGAACTGCCCCTGCTGGTACTTCTACCAGTTGACTGTTCAAGCCCAAAAGTTCACCAATGGCTCCACAAACTTCGAGGGATAATTTACCGCTTTTTTCTACTTGTTGCTTGATAACACGGGTGAGAATATCTCCTTTGTAGGGAATGTTGAAGTATTTACTCAACATCCGAAAACAGGCGATACCGATGTCGGCCTCACTTCTACCTGAAAAGTAGGGGTAACTTTTGAGGGATTTTTTTGGTTCTTTGAATAGGGTTTCGGGTTGTTCTTGTAAAACGCTATTGTCTGCTTGGGGAATTTTGTCCTCGTCCATGAGGACTTTGGGGGTAACGGTGGGGGGTTGTTCCCTTGTGGGGCTGGGGGTTTTGTTTTCCTGCCATGGGTCTTGTTTTTGTTCTTCTGTGGCTAGGGATGAACCGTTAGGGGGTTCGGGTATGCTATTGGTATGGGCGGCTTCGATCAGCTGAAGATCTAGGGATATGAGCCTGATTTCTGTTTCTGCTTGGATGGTTTCCCTCGGGTTGACGGTGGCACCGATGGCGAGGTCTTTGATTTTTCCTCCACTAAAGCACCATATATGACCGTCGGGGGCGGGGGGAATTTGAGTAATTTTGCCTTTTTCTAGGTGGCTGACTTGGGATGTTTTGAGCGCTTCTTGGCTCAACACTTTGAGGTTGCCTTCCCCTGTGGCACGGTGGCTGAGTTGATAGCCGAGGCTATCGAATATTTCAATGAGTCCGGGGGTGTTTTGGTAGTATTCTCTGATGTTTTGCTTTTGTTCCAACAAATTGAGGAATTTTTCCCTAGCTAGGGTAAGGGCTACCACGGGGGTAGAGGCGATCGCCGTTTCACAAGCAAAACCCCTCATTAAACTTTGCCAACCGATAACGTTTCCATGGCTAACAAGTTTTAAACTTAGGGGTAAACTGGTACGGGGATCATAGCCGATGTAACGGGCTTGTCCTTCGTAGATAATGGATATGTAGGGGGGAATTTTATCTTTGACTAGCATGATTTGCCCCATTTCGTATTTGAGGGG
The sequence above is a segment of the Cyanobacterium stanieri PCC 7202 genome. Coding sequences within it:
- a CDS encoding transcription-repair coupling factor (PFAM: Helicase conserved C-terminal domain; TRCF domain; CarD-like/TRCF domain; DEAD/DEAH box helicase~TIGRFAM: transcription-repair coupling factor (mfd)~COGs: COG1197 Transcription-repair coupling factor (superfamily II helicase)~InterProIPR014001:IPR001650:IPR014021:IPR003711:IPR 011545:IPR005118:IPR004576~KEGG: cyt:cce_3710 transcription-repair coupling factor~PFAM: transcription factor CarD; DEAD/DEAH box helicase domain protein; helicase domain protein; TRCF domain protein~SMART: DEAD-like helicase ; helicase domain protein~SPTR: Transcription-repair coupling factor;~TIGRFAM: transcription-repair coupling factor) — its product is MSFSSVIKAIAHSPLSNELTKKIDHDKPFHLQGASRLVKGLVTSALAQKQNKNLLIVCATLEESARWMANIEAMGWKQVFFYPTTSASPYEALNPESEMIWGQMQTLSGLISKKEPVAVVTTEQALQPHLPPADVFSQYCLNLTEGMTLNSKEIDLTLANMGYERVNLVESEGQWAKRGDLIDIFPVSAELPIRLEFFGDELEQIKEFDPVSQRSLDKIESLNLTPSSWDSIILQNIPTIQTIEPYLTPLEQDNLQNNIYPEGVTRFLGFAFDPVASILDYFDDDTLVAMDEPSQCFAHSNIWTEQAEERWQLVNETNGNLLPPLHRTLEQSLQTIKYPQIHLSEIAQENQENSLNLSSRPLPVSPHQFAKIGEIIRGKKEVYNTIDLSKYNTWLISAQPMRSVALLQEHDCPAQFISNPLDFPTIEKSHRQNTAVAIKYSGQAELEGFILPTFRIAVVTDKEFFGQHNLATPTYIRKRRRAASKQVDLDKLRPKDFVVHKHHGIGQFIDLETLASREYLVIQYADGILRVPAENSEVLSRYRAIDGKHPKIHKLAGKEWNNIKNKARRSIKKLAVDLVKLYATRAKLTGFVYPEDSPWQRELEDSFPYEPTPDQLKATQDVKIDLESDRPMDRLICGDVGFGKTEVAIRTIFKVITAGHKQVAFLAPTTILSQQHYHTLLERFSPYPINIGLLNRFRSPSERKEIIQKLATGELDIVVGTHQLLSKTIKYKDLGLLVIDEEQRFGVNQKEKIKAMKTSVDVLTLSATPIPRTLYMSISGVREMSLITTPPPSRRPIKTHIGAFNEGIIRTAIRNELDRGGQIFYVLPRIEGMDKVVEMLQNMIPSLRIGVAHGQMPEGELESTMLGFSNGDADLLICTTIIESGLDIPRVNTIIVEDAQKFGLAQLYQLRGRVGRSGIQAHAWLLYPDDVSLSEKARKRLRALQEFSQLGSGYHLAMRDMEIRGVGSLLGAEQSGQMEAIGFEMYTEMLKEAIDEIQGQEIPTVEDTQIDLNLTAFIPNRYIADMEQKMDAYRAVATVSCERDVKQIERDWLDRYGEIPEPAKQLLQVADLKYKAKSIGFSRIKPEGKQNIILETPMLEPAWNLLLEKLPSHLHSRFVYAKKKVIVRGLGAMKPTQQLETLINWFACLNS
- a CDS encoding hypothetical protein (PFAM: S23 ribosomal protein~KEGG: ret:RHE_CH01605 hypothetical protein~SPTR: Putative uncharacterized protein), whose protein sequence is MTEVKSYRDLMVWQKSMDLVVICYKLTSQFPKTEIYGLSSQIQRAAVSIPANIAEGKGRNHLGDYIRHLSIANGSLKELETHLMIVGRLGYLKDEELKVTLNKCEEIGRMLHSLMEKLAQKKKE
- a CDS encoding septum site-determining protein MinD (PFAM: CobQ/CobB/MinD/ParA nucleotide binding domain~TIGRFAM: septum site-determining protein MinD; cell division ATPase MinD, archaeal~COGs: COG2894 Septum formation inhibitor-activating ATPase~InterPro IPR010223~KEGG: cyc:PCC7424_3019 septum site-determining protein MinD~SPTR: Septum site-determining protein MinD;~TIGRFAM: septum site-determining protein MinD); protein product: MKCRVIVITSGKGGVGKTTITSNLGTAIAQLGKKVCLIDADFGLRNLDLLLGLEQRVVYTIMDALAGECTLEKAIVRDKRTEGLHLLPAAQNRTKDAITPEQMKEVIEQLKPNFDYILVDCPAGIEMGFRNAIAAATEALIVTTPEIAAVRDADRVVGLLESEAMPSIRLIINRLRPEMVQMDEMIGVEDILDLLVVPLMGIVPDDKRIITSSNRGEPLVLSKEPSLPAIAIKNIAKRLEGADVPYLDLMASQDTFFTRIKRFLGMSEKK